GGATGCTGGAAGAAGGTTACGACTCCGTCGCAATTTTATATGAAAACAGCGATTATGGCCTGGGCCTTAAGGATGTGGTTCAGAAAGCCTTTACCGCTGCAGGCGGCCAGGTGGTGGGCATTGAAACGTATTATTTAGGTGAAACCAAAGACTTTAGCTCCATTATTACCAAGATTAGGGCAACCAGTCCTGAGGCCGTATTCGTTGCTGGCTTGTACAATGAAGCGGCTCTCATCTGCAAACAAAGTAAAGCCGTTGGTTGGGAACCGGCCTTTTTCGGTGTCGATGCTTTATACGAAGAGTCCCTTATCAACCTAGGTGGACTAGCTGTAGAGAATTTCCGGATTAATGCTTTCTTCCACCCCATGGTAGACGACCCCTTGGTAAAAGAATTTGTTACTGAGTATGAAACTTTATATAACGCTATTCCCGGAGCTTACGCTTGGTACGGACACGATGCTTTGGTTGTTATCGCCGAGGCCATGACAAACGGGGCACTGGATCGAGAAGCCATAAAAGACTATTTGACCACCCTGAAGGACGTAAAGGGAGTAACAGGCTCCATTTCATTTGACGAAAACGGTGATGTTATCAAAGATCCAATCAAACTTGTTGTAAAAGACGGGAAGTTCAAACTGTACACGAAGTAGCGCCCCTTGAGCCGGACAAGACTGTCCTTGTCCGGCTCCTTGAGTGGAGGTGAAGATCATTACTCAACTGCTTCAGCAATTGATCAACGGATTAGTAATAGGAATGATCTATTCGTTAATCGCTCTTGGCTACTCAATGGTTTTCGGCATATTGGGGTTTATTAACTATGCCCATGGCGAAATATTTATGTTGGGTTCATTCATCGGCTGGATGCTGCTCCGATTTGCCGGACTTAATTTTGTAGTGGCGATGGTAGGTGCAATGTTAATTACTGCTCTATTGGGAGTCGCAATAGACTATGTGGCTTATAAGCCGATTCGGGAAAAAACCGGTCGGGGATTCTTGGACGCTATGTTGGTCAGTGCTATTGGGGTTTCCATTTTTGTCCAGACCCTAGGACAATTATTATGGGGCACTGAAACACACCCGGTCGGATTGACAATCTTTCAGACAGTTTTTCGAGTTGGCCCCTTTTATGTTTCGGAATTACAGATTGTTATTGCCGTGGTGGCTATAGGGTGCATGATAGGATTAGCCCTATTCACCACTAAGTCACCTTTGGGATTAGCAATTAGAGCCACATCCCAAGATCCTGTGGCAGCACGACTAATGGGAATTAACGTCAACCGTACTATAGCCCTAACTTTTGCCATTGGTTCCGCCTTGGCAGCAGCCAGCGGTCTTCTGGTAGGGGTATATTTTGACGCAGTATATCCGCTGATGGGAAATTCTGCCGGGATTAAGGCCTTTACGGCTGCCGTCTTGGGCGGTATTGGCAGCATGCCGGGCGCAATGCTCGGCGGTATTCTAATCGGTGTGGTTGAAACTCTCGGTGCAGCCTATATTTCCTCGGCATTCCGTGATGGCTTCGCTTTCTTGGTTTTAATACTAACCCTGTTATTCATGCCTTCAGGATTAATCAAGGTTACCAAGGGAGGGGGAAAAGTATGACGCAGCAACAGCTTAAATACGTCTGTCTTATCACTGCTGCCCTTGCTCTCCCGCTGGTTGTGCACAGCCGTTATTGGATGCATGTGATTATTATGGCTGCAATGTATATGCTACTGGCTTTTAGCGTTGATTTAATATACGGATATGCAGGTCAAATCAACTTGGGACAAGCAGGGTTTTACGCCATCGGAGCTTACACAACAGCCCTTCTAATGTTGCGTCCTAACCTCTCCTACTGGACCGCAATGCCGCTGGCAGGTCTAACAGCCGGATTGTTCGGTCTGATATTGGGTATACCCACGTTACGCCTTCGAGGCCTTTATCTGGGGATTACAACCATGGGCTTTAGTGAAATTGTGCGCTTGGTACTCCTGTGTTGGGTTGATCTTACCCGTGGTCCAATGGGACTCCCAGGTATACCTGCACCTACCATCGGCAGTTACATCTTTAATGGTCTGACTCCTTATTATTATCTAATACTCACCTATCTTATATTGGCTATAATATGCGTTCGCATCTTAGCCCATTCACGCGTGGGTAAAGCCTGGGAAGCGATCCGGGAAGATGACATCGCCGCTTCAGCTATGGGTATCAATATTGCTTATTACAAAGTAGCAGCCTTTTCAATTGGAGCAGCCATGGCTGGCGTAGCTGGCAGTTTCTTTGCTGTGTATATTTCCTTTGTCTCCCCGGATGCCTTTAAAGCAATCGAATCTTTCCTCATTTTTGCCATGCCTGCTGTTGGCGGTACAGCTACTGTAGCTGGGCCAATTCTAGGAGCATTAATTATTTATGTGCTGCCAGAAATCACCCGAGCTTTTGCTATGTATCGTATGCTGTGGGTTGGGGCTCTAATGGTTATTGTTATGGTTGTAAGTCCGAAAGGTTTGGTTTGGGCACTTTCCTCCTTACTGGCAAGATTACGGAGGATCAATCAACCCGCATCCTTGGAAGGAGGCACCGGAAGTGGCACTTCTTGAAGTAAATAATCTCACTAAACAGTTTGGTGGTCTCACTGCTGTCTCCAATGTTAGCTTCACTGTTCCACCAAGACAAATTGTAGCTATCATTGGGCCCAATGGAGCAGGTAAAACTACCATCTTCAATATGATTACTGGAATGATCAAGGCTACGTCCGGTGAGATGTATTTTAACCAGGATTCTATTAATGATCTTCCGCCACATCGTCTGACTGAGCTGGGAATCTGCCGCACCTTCCAAAACAGCCGCATTTTCGGTTATATGACGGTACTTGACAATGTGGTGGTGGGATTTCACTGCCGCACAAAAGCAGAGATATTTGATGCCCTGTTTAGGCCTGCTTTTTCCCGTCGAGAGATGAATGAAACCATAGAAAAGGCAAGAGAACTACTAGCTCAGTTTGGGCTAGAGGCTGTCCAAACTGAATTAGCTTGCAATCTGCCCTACGGACAACAGCGCCAGCTAGAAATTGTCCGCGCCCTAGCCGCAGATCCAGAGTTGATTCTTCTGGACGAACCGGCTGCCGGACTAAATATTGCTGAAACCGAAGCTCTCATGGAGCAAATTGCCTGGATTAGGACCACGCTCAATAAGACTGTTTTGATCATAGAGCATAATATGCGGGTCATAATGGGTATCTCCGACCACATCATAGTCTTGGACCATGGGCAAAAGATCGCTGCCGGAAAGCCAACGGAAATCCAAGCCAACGAACGAGTAATTGAAGCGTACCTGGGGAAGGGGTTTAAGGCCTATGCTAGTCATACGAGACCTTAACGTTTACTATGGCAAAGCCCATGCTCTGAAAGATGT
The sequence above is drawn from the Bacillota bacterium genome and encodes:
- a CDS encoding branched-chain amino acid ABC transporter substrate-binding protein, whose translation is MSRKLVAAFLIFLVCSMSLVGCGSKDEGQPAQGADSKGDKIVVAIAAPMTGSCAQSGQDIERGVRIAAERINKAGGIDGREIDIVVEDDASDPKQAAAVANKLGNDASVLAVIGHYNSSCTLAGAPIYNRFGIVEMSPGSSAPAVSDAGPYTFRVIPTDALQGEFVAKWMLEEGYDSVAILYENSDYGLGLKDVVQKAFTAAGGQVVGIETYYLGETKDFSSIITKIRATSPEAVFVAGLYNEAALICKQSKAVGWEPAFFGVDALYEESLINLGGLAVENFRINAFFHPMVDDPLVKEFVTEYETLYNAIPGAYAWYGHDALVVIAEAMTNGALDREAIKDYLTTLKDVKGVTGSISFDENGDVIKDPIKLVVKDGKFKLYTK
- a CDS encoding branched-chain amino acid ABC transporter permease; translation: MKIITQLLQQLINGLVIGMIYSLIALGYSMVFGILGFINYAHGEIFMLGSFIGWMLLRFAGLNFVVAMVGAMLITALLGVAIDYVAYKPIREKTGRGFLDAMLVSAIGVSIFVQTLGQLLWGTETHPVGLTIFQTVFRVGPFYVSELQIVIAVVAIGCMIGLALFTTKSPLGLAIRATSQDPVAARLMGINVNRTIALTFAIGSALAAASGLLVGVYFDAVYPLMGNSAGIKAFTAAVLGGIGSMPGAMLGGILIGVVETLGAAYISSAFRDGFAFLVLILTLLFMPSGLIKVTKGGGKV
- a CDS encoding branched-chain amino acid ABC transporter permease, producing the protein MTQQQLKYVCLITAALALPLVVHSRYWMHVIIMAAMYMLLAFSVDLIYGYAGQINLGQAGFYAIGAYTTALLMLRPNLSYWTAMPLAGLTAGLFGLILGIPTLRLRGLYLGITTMGFSEIVRLVLLCWVDLTRGPMGLPGIPAPTIGSYIFNGLTPYYYLILTYLILAIICVRILAHSRVGKAWEAIREDDIAASAMGINIAYYKVAAFSIGAAMAGVAGSFFAVYISFVSPDAFKAIESFLIFAMPAVGGTATVAGPILGALIIYVLPEITRAFAMYRMLWVGALMVIVMVVSPKGLVWALSSLLARLRRINQPASLEGGTGSGTS
- a CDS encoding ABC transporter ATP-binding protein; translated protein: MALLEVNNLTKQFGGLTAVSNVSFTVPPRQIVAIIGPNGAGKTTIFNMITGMIKATSGEMYFNQDSINDLPPHRLTELGICRTFQNSRIFGYMTVLDNVVVGFHCRTKAEIFDALFRPAFSRREMNETIEKARELLAQFGLEAVQTELACNLPYGQQRQLEIVRALAADPELILLDEPAAGLNIAETEALMEQIAWIRTTLNKTVLIIEHNMRVIMGISDHIIVLDHGQKIAAGKPTEIQANERVIEAYLGKGFKAYASHTRP